Proteins encoded together in one uncultured Sphaerochaeta sp. window:
- the rfbB gene encoding dTDP-glucose 4,6-dehydratase, whose protein sequence is MSKTYLVTGGAGFIGSNFIHYILERHQDILVVNVDKLTYAGNLENLKAVMDDERYAFIQADVCDREAMVRLFEQYHIDYVVNFAAESHVDRSITDPGVFVSTNVMGTLNLLDAAKSSWKTGEDSYREGVRFLQVSTDEVYGSLGPEGFFTETTPLDPHSPYSASKASADLLVKAYGDTYRMPVNITRCSNNYGPYQFPEKLIPLMINNCLNRQGLPVYGDGMQVRDWLYVEDHCKAIDLVIQRGTLGEVYNIGGHNEKPNIEIVKSIISYVAEKVDPSIDERLIRHVSDRKGHDRRYGIDPTKIREALGWEPETMFAEGIRKTIDWYLENRQWMEHVTSGSYQQYYRAMYVGR, encoded by the coding sequence ATGAGCAAGACCTACCTGGTGACCGGAGGGGCCGGCTTCATCGGCTCCAACTTCATCCATTATATCCTTGAGAGGCACCAGGACATCCTGGTGGTGAATGTGGACAAGCTCACCTATGCTGGGAACCTGGAGAACCTGAAGGCTGTAATGGATGATGAGCGGTATGCATTCATACAGGCCGACGTCTGTGACCGGGAAGCGATGGTAAGACTGTTCGAGCAGTACCACATTGACTATGTGGTCAACTTCGCCGCAGAGAGCCATGTGGACCGCTCGATCACCGACCCAGGGGTGTTCGTGAGCACCAATGTGATGGGGACACTGAACCTCCTGGATGCCGCGAAGAGCTCCTGGAAGACAGGGGAGGACTCGTACCGGGAGGGTGTGAGGTTCCTGCAGGTCTCCACCGACGAGGTATACGGCTCCCTGGGGCCTGAGGGGTTTTTCACCGAGACAACCCCGCTTGACCCGCACAGTCCCTACTCGGCAAGCAAGGCCTCGGCCGACCTCCTGGTGAAAGCCTATGGGGACACCTACAGGATGCCGGTGAACATCACCAGGTGCTCGAACAACTACGGGCCCTACCAGTTCCCCGAGAAGCTCATCCCGCTGATGATCAACAACTGCCTGAACAGGCAGGGTCTTCCCGTCTATGGGGACGGCATGCAGGTCCGTGACTGGCTGTATGTGGAGGACCACTGCAAGGCGATAGACCTGGTGATCCAGAGGGGTACCCTCGGTGAGGTGTACAACATCGGTGGGCACAACGAGAAACCCAACATCGAGATCGTGAAGAGCATCATATCCTATGTAGCTGAAAAGGTGGACCCAAGTATAGATGAGCGTCTGATCAGGCACGTGAGTGACAGGAAGGGGCATGACCGGCGCTACGGCATAGATCCCACCAAGATCAGGGAAGCGCTGGGCTGGGAGCCCGAGACGATGTTTGCAGAAGGGATCAGGAAGACCATCGACTGGTACCTGGAGAACAGGCAGTGGATGGAGCATGTGACCAGTGGTTCCTACCAGCAATACTACCGGGCGATGTACGTAGGCAGATAA
- the rfbC gene encoding dTDP-4-dehydrorhamnose 3,5-epimerase — MGQFTFTETEIEGVFIIEPRVFGDERGYFMETYNKADFHEAGIDCEFVQDNQSKSSKGVLRGLHFQEKHPQAKLVRVTKGEVYDVAVDLREDSPTYGKYVGAVLTAEKKNQFFIPRGFAHGFLVLSDEAEFVYKCDEFYHPEDEGGIRWDDPSIGIEWPEIDTPLIMSIKDQNLKTWSEVMQ, encoded by the coding sequence ATGGGACAGTTCACATTCACGGAGACAGAAATAGAAGGGGTGTTCATCATCGAGCCGAGGGTGTTCGGGGATGAACGTGGCTACTTCATGGAGACCTACAACAAGGCAGACTTCCATGAGGCCGGCATTGATTGTGAGTTCGTACAGGACAACCAGAGCAAGTCGAGCAAGGGCGTGCTTCGGGGGCTTCACTTCCAGGAGAAGCATCCCCAGGCAAAGCTGGTCAGGGTCACCAAGGGGGAGGTCTACGATGTGGCCGTTGACCTGAGGGAAGATAGTCCCACCTACGGCAAGTATGTGGGGGCTGTACTCACTGCAGAGAAGAAGAACCAGTTCTTCATCCCCCGTGGCTTCGCCCACGGGTTCCTGGTCCTCTCCGATGAGGCTGAGTTCGTCTACAAGTGTGACGAGTTCTACCACCCCGAGGATGAGGGTGGCATCAGGTGGGATGACCCAAGTATCGGGATTGAGTGGCCGGAGATTGATACCCCGTTGATAATGAGCATAAAAGACCAAAACTTAAAAACATGGTCTGAGGTAATGCAATGA
- the rfbD gene encoding dTDP-4-dehydrorhamnose reductase → MVILITGAKGQLGSELNNILQRGSSELGKLPPVYAGCEVLAVDVDELDITSADAVDSFFSRHMPGLVFNCAAMTNVDGCESDEESAYRINALGPKNLAVASQRHGSRLLHVSTDYVFRGDGERPYTEHDTPSPNTAYGRTKLAGEKAVLDSCGNSCICRTAWLYGYVGNNFVKTMLRLARENGRLKVVGDQVGNPTSAVDLAYQLALLGASTETGIFHCTCGGNPVSWHAFAERIIQQAGLSVPVESCTTDEFPRPARRPAYSALENRHLHDTIGNSMRDWKEALDSFMEHYLEQEKTI, encoded by the coding sequence ATGGTAATTCTTATAACCGGGGCCAAGGGCCAGCTTGGCAGTGAACTGAACAACATACTCCAGAGGGGATCCAGTGAATTGGGGAAACTCCCTCCTGTTTACGCAGGATGCGAGGTCCTCGCAGTCGATGTGGACGAGCTGGACATCACCTCGGCAGATGCGGTGGATTCCTTCTTTTCCCGGCACATGCCGGGTCTTGTCTTCAACTGTGCAGCCATGACCAATGTGGATGGCTGTGAGAGCGACGAGGAGAGTGCCTACCGCATCAATGCACTCGGGCCCAAGAACCTGGCCGTCGCCTCCCAGAGGCATGGCTCACGCCTGCTGCATGTCTCCACCGACTATGTCTTCAGGGGGGATGGGGAGAGACCCTATACCGAGCATGACACCCCCAGTCCCAATACCGCCTACGGGAGGACCAAGCTTGCAGGGGAGAAGGCCGTGCTCGACTCATGCGGTAACAGCTGCATCTGCCGTACCGCATGGCTCTATGGGTATGTGGGAAACAACTTCGTCAAGACAATGCTGCGCCTGGCCAGGGAGAACGGCAGGCTGAAGGTGGTAGGCGACCAGGTGGGGAACCCCACCAGTGCCGTGGACCTTGCCTACCAGCTTGCACTGCTGGGAGCCTCCACGGAGACCGGCATCTTCCACTGTACCTGTGGAGGGAATCCGGTAAGCTGGCATGCCTTTGCAGAGAGGATCATCCAGCAGGCAGGGCTATCGGTCCCTGTGGAATCCTGCACCACCGATGAGTTCCCCCGTCCTGCCAGGCGGCCTGCCTACTCCGCCCTGGAGAACAGGCATTTACACGACACCATCGGAAACAGCATGCGTGACTGGAAGGAAGCCCTGGACAGCTTCATGGAACATTACCTGGAACAGGAGAAGACCATATGA